The following coding sequences are from one Paenibacillus sp. FSL R5-0912 window:
- a CDS encoding metallophosphoesterase, which translates to MTNVFFTSDHHFGHKLIIDFESRPFGSAGEMDQSMIASWNAVVGKGDKVFHLGDFSFLNQEATRNIVSALNGYKILILGNHDRGRGRNWWLEAGFNEVSEYPIIYKEFFMLSHEPMYMNKHMPYVNVHGHIHGQKYEGNSHFNICVEHWNYAPLSFEQIRDAVVASEEG; encoded by the coding sequence TTGACTAATGTCTTTTTCACCTCGGATCATCATTTTGGCCATAAGCTGATCATAGATTTCGAATCCCGTCCCTTTGGCAGTGCCGGGGAGATGGACCAGTCGATGATTGCCAGCTGGAACGCTGTGGTGGGCAAAGGGGATAAGGTATTTCATCTGGGGGATTTCTCCTTCTTGAATCAGGAGGCTACCCGGAATATCGTTTCTGCGCTGAACGGCTACAAAATCCTGATTCTCGGTAATCATGACCGCGGACGCGGGCGTAATTGGTGGCTGGAAGCGGGATTTAACGAGGTCAGTGAATACCCGATCATTTATAAAGAGTTTTTTATGCTCTCCCATGAACCTATGTATATGAATAAGCATATGCCTTACGTAAATGTGCATGGCCATATTCATGGACAGAAATATGAAGGCAACAGCCATTTTAACATTTGTGTAGAGCACTGGAATTATGCGCCGTTGTCCTTTGAACAGATAAGGGACGCCGTTGTGGCCAGTGAGGAAGGCTGA
- a CDS encoding organic hydroperoxide resistance protein: MMTIQQKMYETTVKAVGGRQGYIESESPKLNLTISTPREMGGAGGEGTNPEQLFAAGYSACFDSALNMVARMGKIKIEGSEVTATVSFGKVEDGGFGIAVKMDVLVKGVDHETAVQLVEAAHGACPYSRATRGNIEVELNVL; encoded by the coding sequence ATGATGACTATTCAACAGAAAATGTATGAAACTACAGTAAAAGCGGTTGGCGGAAGACAAGGATATATTGAATCTGAAAGTCCTAAGCTGAATCTTACCATCAGCACACCACGCGAAATGGGCGGTGCCGGGGGTGAAGGCACAAACCCTGAGCAGCTGTTTGCAGCAGGCTATTCCGCATGTTTCGACAGCGCACTGAATATGGTTGCCCGTATGGGTAAAATCAAGATTGAGGGCAGTGAAGTAACAGCAACTGTAAGCTTCGGTAAAGTTGAAGACGGTGGCTTCGGCATTGCCGTGAAGATGGATGTTCTGGTCAAAGGCGTAGATCACGAAACTGCAGTCCAGCTGGTAGAAGCGGCTCACGGCGCATGCCCTTACTCCCGCGCAACCCGCGGCAATATTGAAGTTGAACTGAATGTGCTGTAA
- a CDS encoding EscU/YscU/HrcU family type III secretion system export apparatus switch protein, giving the protein MSESEHKVSQNLKKAVALKYIPGQSEAPVVVAKGLGSVADIILQKAKENGVAVQEDAALVEVLSKLDLDQQIPPQLYQLVAEILSYVYQSDRSAGERRPK; this is encoded by the coding sequence ATGAGTGAGTCTGAACATAAGGTTTCACAGAACCTCAAAAAGGCGGTTGCCCTTAAATATATCCCCGGCCAAAGCGAAGCACCGGTTGTTGTTGCTAAAGGACTAGGCTCGGTAGCCGATATCATTCTGCAAAAAGCCAAGGAAAACGGGGTTGCGGTGCAGGAGGATGCCGCGCTGGTGGAGGTCCTCTCTAAGCTGGATCTGGATCAGCAGATTCCGCCTCAGTTGTACCAGCTGGTCGCGGAGATTCTGAGTTATGTGTATCAGAGTGACCGTTCTGCCGGGGAACGGAGACCGAAGTGA
- the rplS gene encoding 50S ribosomal protein L19, translating to MNILQAITQEQLRKDIPSFRPGDTLKVHVKVIEGTRERIQLFEGVVIKRRGGGIGETFTVRKISYGVGVERTFPINSPKLEKIEVARRGKVRRAKLYYLRELRGKAARIKEIRR from the coding sequence ATGAATATCCTACAAGCAATTACGCAAGAGCAACTTCGCAAAGATATCCCGAGTTTTCGCCCGGGTGACACTTTGAAGGTGCATGTAAAAGTTATCGAAGGAACTCGTGAACGGATCCAGTTGTTCGAAGGCGTTGTAATCAAACGTCGCGGCGGTGGTATCGGTGAGACTTTTACAGTTCGTAAAATCTCTTATGGTGTTGGTGTGGAAAGAACATTCCCAATCAACTCCCCTAAGCTCGAGAAAATCGAAGTGGCTCGCCGTGGTAAAGTTCGTCGTGCGAAGCTGTACTATCTTCGTGAACTGCGCGGTAAAGCTGCAAGAATTAAAGAAATCCGTCGCTAG
- the rimM gene encoding ribosome maturation factor RimM (Essential for efficient processing of 16S rRNA), which yields MTEELTVGRLVNTHGIRGEVKILSHTDFPEVRFAPGKKLLLIPADGSPRFEVTVESAKEHKGMYIAKLKGYTNINEVEKYKGSMLKVPSDDLVELPENEYYFHQIVGCEVYTDEDASQPLGTITEILQPGANDVWVVKPAKGQDILIPVINDVVLDVDIEAKKITVHIMEGLLP from the coding sequence ATGACGGAAGAGTTAACAGTAGGCAGACTGGTGAATACCCACGGTATCCGCGGAGAGGTCAAAATCCTGTCGCATACCGATTTCCCGGAAGTGCGCTTTGCACCCGGCAAAAAGCTGCTGCTGATTCCGGCGGACGGAAGCCCGAGATTTGAGGTGACCGTAGAATCCGCGAAAGAACACAAAGGTATGTATATAGCCAAGCTGAAGGGCTATACCAATATTAATGAGGTTGAGAAATATAAGGGCAGTATGCTTAAAGTGCCAAGCGATGACCTGGTGGAACTGCCGGAGAATGAATATTACTTCCACCAAATCGTTGGCTGTGAAGTGTACACCGATGAAGACGCCAGCCAGCCGCTGGGTACAATCACGGAAATTCTGCAGCCGGGTGCCAATGACGTCTGGGTGGTGAAGCCGGCCAAAGGCCAGGATATTCTGATTCCGGTCATCAATGATGTAGTACTTGACGTCGATATCGAGGCCAAAAAAATCACGGTGCACATTATGGAAGGGCTGCTTCCATGA
- a CDS encoding YraN family protein yields MSHGADGTNYTRRQKGTAAEQAASLYLSSRGYIIRECNWRCRSGELDIIAEYEEGIVFIEVRSRSRAGVQGTPEESVDERKIRQVRNTAQVYLHMQGLHDAVISFDVIAVQLNRDLSIASLRHIREAF; encoded by the coding sequence GTGAGTCACGGGGCGGACGGGACGAATTATACCCGCAGGCAAAAAGGGACTGCTGCCGAGCAGGCGGCAAGTCTGTATCTGTCCTCCCGGGGATACATAATCAGGGAATGCAACTGGCGCTGCCGCAGCGGAGAGCTTGATATTATTGCTGAATATGAAGAGGGAATTGTCTTCATTGAAGTGCGCAGCCGGAGCAGGGCAGGTGTGCAGGGAACCCCGGAGGAGTCAGTGGATGAACGCAAAATCCGCCAGGTGAGAAATACAGCCCAGGTGTATTTACATATGCAGGGTCTGCATGATGCGGTGATTTCCTTTGATGTAATCGCCGTACAGCTAAATAGAGATTTAAGTATTGCTTCACTACGGCATATCCGTGAGGCATTTTAG
- the trmD gene encoding tRNA (guanosine(37)-N1)-methyltransferase TrmD, which yields MRIDVLTLFPEMCEGVFGTSILGKARDKGIVSLNAVNFRDFSGNKHNSVDDTPYGGGGGMVLKPDPIFAAVEHVLAWTSAEAGAAESAIDPPAKPRIILMCPQGQTYNQQIAEELAQEQHLIFICGHYEGYDERIREHLVTDELSIGDYVLTGGELPALTVIDSVVRLQPGALGNETSAVTDSFSTGLLEYPHYTRPAEFRGWKVPDMLLSGHHANIEVWRREQALQRTLERRPDLLETAELSAKDKLTLKRLQEQASLNNK from the coding sequence ATCCGGATTGATGTGCTGACACTCTTTCCGGAGATGTGTGAAGGTGTATTCGGCACAAGCATACTCGGCAAAGCCCGTGACAAAGGCATCGTATCGCTGAATGCCGTGAACTTCCGTGATTTCTCAGGAAACAAGCATAACAGCGTAGATGATACGCCGTATGGCGGAGGCGGGGGGATGGTGCTTAAGCCAGACCCGATCTTTGCGGCGGTAGAGCATGTGCTGGCCTGGACCAGCGCTGAAGCAGGTGCGGCTGAATCCGCTATAGACCCGCCGGCGAAGCCCCGGATAATTCTCATGTGTCCGCAGGGCCAGACGTATAATCAGCAGATCGCCGAGGAGCTGGCGCAGGAGCAGCATCTGATCTTCATCTGCGGCCATTATGAAGGCTACGATGAGCGGATCCGCGAGCATCTGGTGACGGACGAGCTATCAATTGGCGACTATGTACTGACTGGCGGCGAATTGCCTGCCCTGACCGTCATTGACTCGGTAGTGCGGCTGCAGCCGGGGGCACTGGGTAACGAGACCTCTGCAGTAACGGACTCCTTCAGCACGGGGCTGCTGGAATATCCGCATTATACCCGTCCTGCGGAATTCCGCGGCTGGAAGGTGCCTGATATGCTTCTGAGCGGACATCATGCCAACATTGAGGTATGGCGGCGCGAGCAGGCGCTGCAGCGCACACTTGAGCGCAGACCGGATCTGCTGGAGACAGCAGAGCTTTCTGCGAAAGATAAGCTGACACTGAAGCGGCTGCAGGAGCAGGCAAGCCTGAATAACAAATAA
- the sucD gene encoding succinate--CoA ligase subunit alpha, which yields MSILVDKHTKVITQGITGATGLFHTKGALDYGTQMVGGVTPGKGGTFVQITLENGTEASLPVFDTVVAAKAATGATASVIYVPPAFAADSIMEAVDAEMELVICITEGIPVLDMVKVSRYMEGRSTVLIGPNCPGVITPGECKIGIMPGYIHMPGYVGVVSRSGTLTYEAVHQLTERGIGQSSAVGIGGDPVKGSEFIDILKLFNDDPGTKAVIMIGEIGGTAEEEAALWIKENMTKPVVGFIGGVTAPPGKRMGHAGAIISGGKGTASEKIAVLESCGIKVAPTPAEMGSTLVSVLEERGILNAFTTH from the coding sequence ATGAGCATTCTTGTAGATAAACATACGAAAGTCATCACACAGGGAATTACGGGCGCTACGGGCTTATTTCATACGAAAGGGGCACTGGATTACGGCACCCAGATGGTGGGCGGGGTAACCCCGGGCAAGGGAGGAACCTTTGTTCAGATCACGCTTGAAAATGGCACGGAAGCCAGTCTCCCGGTATTTGATACGGTCGTTGCCGCAAAAGCAGCTACAGGTGCAACCGCCAGTGTGATCTATGTACCGCCTGCCTTCGCGGCTGATTCCATAATGGAAGCTGTGGATGCTGAAATGGAACTCGTCATTTGTATCACAGAAGGCATTCCCGTGCTGGATATGGTTAAAGTATCAAGATATATGGAAGGCCGTTCTACTGTATTGATCGGTCCTAACTGTCCGGGGGTTATCACGCCAGGAGAATGTAAAATCGGGATTATGCCGGGTTATATTCATATGCCGGGTTATGTAGGTGTTGTCTCGCGGAGCGGAACATTAACCTATGAAGCTGTTCATCAGCTGACAGAGCGTGGTATCGGCCAGTCTTCGGCTGTAGGTATCGGCGGAGATCCGGTCAAGGGATCGGAGTTCATAGATATTCTGAAGCTGTTTAACGATGACCCGGGCACCAAAGCTGTCATCATGATCGGAGAGATCGGCGGAACGGCAGAGGAAGAGGCGGCTCTGTGGATTAAAGAGAATATGACAAAGCCTGTAGTCGGCTTTATCGGGGGCGTTACTGCACCTCCTGGCAAACGGATGGGCCATGCCGGAGCGATTATTTCAGGCGGCAAAGGAACGGCCAGCGAGAAGATCGCTGTGCTGGAGTCCTGCGGGATCAAAGTCGCGCCAACGCCTGCGGAGATGGGATCTACGCTCGTCAGTGTGCTTGAGGAACGCGGCATTCTGAATGCTTTCACCACCCACTAG
- a CDS encoding YifB family Mg chelatase-like AAA ATPase, with product MYGKMHSACLYGIEGVMIGVEIDLANGLPQTIIIGLPDSAVREAVERVRAAVKNCGYSYPQQRVTINLAPADLRKEGSAFDLAIALGILTTSGQLIMPDAGKMLLIGELALDGSLRPVNGVLSMVEAARRAGFQAVLVPPGNAAEAALIAGIRVYTSGHLRELSPSAAGVPASPSTVEPAPGLEPRLPTEVADLEVQELFMPQTELPFPVSVSNEPSPRNRPPVQVLTLDHLGYQPEGNKVLAPIREDYLMKEDYSDVIGQNHVKRALTIAAAGMHNIILIGPPGTGKTMLIKRLPGILPDLSDDESLEVMKIFSAAGKLRDSNGGLMRLRPFRSPHHTISAAGLIGGGGIPKPGEVSLAHRGILFLDELPEFSRTVLEVLRQPLEDGVVTISRARASFTFPAQFLLACSMNPCMCGFLGNGSSQQRCTCSPARIAQYRAKISGPLLDRMDMQVDVPRPKEVDRNVPALCTARMREEVLRAQAIQAKRYQHLPISWNSELSGAALRRYAVLRHDESLLLNHILESLGLSMRAHDRIIKLARTIADLEGAEEIGSAHLAEAVQYRNLDRQVTAEEEY from the coding sequence GTGTACGGAAAGATGCATAGTGCATGTTTGTACGGTATTGAAGGCGTAATGATCGGCGTGGAAATTGATCTGGCGAACGGGCTGCCGCAGACGATAATTATCGGATTGCCGGATTCTGCTGTGAGGGAAGCGGTAGAGAGAGTCCGGGCTGCGGTTAAAAACTGCGGCTACAGCTATCCTCAGCAGCGCGTTACGATCAATCTGGCACCTGCAGATCTGCGCAAGGAGGGATCGGCGTTCGATCTGGCCATTGCCCTAGGGATTCTGACAACAAGCGGCCAGCTTATTATGCCGGATGCCGGGAAAATGCTGCTCATCGGAGAATTGGCGCTGGACGGCAGTCTGCGTCCGGTGAATGGGGTGTTATCTATGGTAGAGGCAGCGCGCCGGGCAGGGTTTCAGGCAGTCCTCGTACCACCGGGCAATGCGGCCGAAGCGGCGCTGATTGCGGGAATTCGTGTATATACGTCCGGACATTTGCGCGAGTTGTCACCGTCAGCTGCCGGTGTTCCGGCTTCTCCGTCTACGGTAGAGCCAGCTCCAGGCCTGGAGCCGCGATTACCTACAGAAGTGGCGGATTTGGAAGTTCAGGAACTATTCATGCCGCAGACAGAGCTGCCGTTTCCGGTATCGGTTAGCAATGAGCCCTCCCCGAGGAACCGCCCGCCAGTTCAGGTGCTGACGCTGGACCATCTGGGATATCAGCCGGAAGGGAACAAGGTTCTTGCGCCGATCCGGGAGGATTATCTGATGAAGGAGGATTACAGTGATGTAATTGGACAGAATCACGTGAAGCGCGCACTCACTATTGCCGCTGCCGGAATGCATAACATCATCTTGATCGGCCCTCCGGGGACAGGCAAAACGATGCTGATTAAACGCCTTCCCGGCATTCTCCCAGACCTGAGCGACGATGAATCGCTGGAGGTGATGAAAATATTCAGTGCCGCGGGTAAGCTGAGGGACAGCAATGGAGGCCTGATGCGCCTCCGCCCGTTTCGTTCCCCGCATCACACGATTTCGGCTGCCGGACTGATTGGCGGAGGGGGAATACCTAAGCCGGGAGAAGTCAGCCTGGCACACCGCGGAATTCTGTTTCTGGACGAGCTGCCTGAATTCTCCCGTACGGTCCTTGAGGTGCTCCGCCAGCCGCTGGAGGACGGGGTAGTGACTATCAGCAGGGCCAGGGCGTCGTTCACCTTTCCCGCCCAGTTCCTGCTCGCCTGCTCCATGAACCCCTGCATGTGCGGGTTTCTCGGGAACGGCAGCTCACAGCAGCGGTGTACCTGCAGTCCGGCACGAATCGCCCAGTACCGGGCCAAAATCTCAGGACCGCTGCTCGACCGGATGGACATGCAGGTCGATGTCCCCCGCCCGAAAGAAGTGGACCGGAATGTGCCGGCGTTGTGTACAGCGCGGATGCGTGAGGAAGTTCTGCGGGCTCAGGCTATTCAAGCTAAGCGTTACCAGCACCTGCCGATCTCCTGGAACAGTGAGCTTTCGGGAGCGGCGTTACGCCGTTACGCCGTTCTGAGGCATGATGAGAGTTTGCTGCTGAACCATATTCTGGAGAGTCTTGGTCTCAGCATGCGGGCGCATGACCGGATCATTAAGCTGGCCCGCACCATCGCTGATCTGGAAGGGGCGGAGGAGATTGGCTCTGCGCATCTTGCCGAAGCTGTCCAGTACCGTAATCTGGACCGCCAGGTGACGGCAGAGGAGGAGTACTGA
- the ylqF gene encoding ribosome biogenesis GTPase YlqF, translated as MAIQWFPGHMTKARRQIEDKLKLIDIAIELLDSRLPLSSRNPMIDDILRDKPRLIILNKADLADPEATRKWLAYFKEQGHVAYPVDASTGTGIKEIPEQVKLLLKEKIDRQISRGINPRAMRALIVGIPNVGKSTLINRMAGRSIAITGDRPGVTKGQQWIKTGGNLELLDTPGILWPKFEDQVVGYKLAVTGAIKEEILNIEDIAFYAVKYLVKDYGSRFQERFGIDKLPEDLENPDEIVAVMEAVGRKRGCLLSGGRVDLEKASRALLHELRAGKLGRFTLETP; from the coding sequence ATGGCCATTCAATGGTTTCCTGGTCATATGACGAAGGCTAGACGGCAAATTGAGGATAAGCTGAAGCTGATTGATATTGCAATAGAACTGCTTGATTCCCGTCTGCCGCTTTCCAGCCGCAATCCGATGATTGACGATATTTTGCGGGATAAGCCAAGGCTGATTATACTGAATAAAGCGGATCTAGCCGATCCGGAAGCAACGCGCAAGTGGCTTGCTTACTTCAAGGAACAGGGCCATGTTGCCTACCCTGTAGATGCTTCTACGGGGACAGGCATTAAGGAGATTCCTGAGCAGGTCAAGCTGCTGTTGAAGGAAAAGATTGACCGGCAGATTTCCAGGGGAATCAACCCGCGGGCAATGCGCGCATTGATCGTCGGTATTCCCAACGTAGGCAAATCGACACTCATTAACCGGATGGCGGGCAGAAGTATCGCGATTACCGGAGACCGTCCAGGGGTCACCAAGGGCCAGCAATGGATTAAAACAGGCGGGAATCTGGAGCTTCTGGATACCCCGGGTATCCTCTGGCCGAAGTTCGAGGACCAGGTTGTAGGCTATAAGCTGGCGGTAACCGGAGCAATCAAAGAAGAAATCCTGAACATTGAGGATATCGCGTTCTATGCGGTAAAATATCTGGTGAAGGATTACGGCAGCCGGTTCCAGGAGCGTTTCGGCATCGACAAGCTGCCTGAGGATCTGGAAAACCCGGACGAAATCGTTGCCGTGATGGAAGCGGTAGGACGTAAACGGGGCTGTCTGCTCAGCGGTGGACGCGTAGATCTGGAGAAGGCTTCACGCGCACTCCTGCATGAGCTGCGCGCCGGCAAGCTTGGACGCTTTACGCTGGAGACGCCTTAA
- a CDS encoding KH domain-containing protein, whose protein sequence is MEELVGVIAKALVDHPEDVTVRTVEKDHLIVYELSVHPDDVGKVIGKQGRIAKALRTVVTSAAVKSDKRVTVDILS, encoded by the coding sequence ATGGAAGAATTAGTTGGTGTTATTGCTAAGGCTTTAGTGGATCATCCAGAGGATGTGACCGTACGGACCGTGGAGAAGGATCACCTGATTGTCTATGAGCTCTCCGTACATCCTGATGATGTCGGTAAGGTCATCGGCAAGCAGGGGCGGATCGCCAAAGCGCTTCGTACCGTAGTTACATCTGCAGCAGTCAAGAGCGATAAACGCGTTACCGTAGATATTTTATCTTAA
- a CDS encoding MarR family winged helix-turn-helix transcriptional regulator — protein MEEETMTPPELMLENQLCFTIYACSREFTKLYQPHLDKIGLTYSQYLVMLVLWERRQCTVKELGEALFLDSGTLTPLLKRLQAAGLILRERSLQDERKVLISLTAQGLALQQDAMCIPGKMAEGTMLSPEEFVGLLGQFKDLLARVHESNISNSK, from the coding sequence ATGGAAGAAGAAACTATGACCCCTCCGGAGCTAATGCTTGAGAATCAGCTCTGCTTTACGATTTATGCCTGTTCGCGTGAATTTACGAAGCTGTACCAGCCTCACCTGGACAAGATCGGGTTAACGTATTCGCAGTACCTGGTTATGCTTGTCCTCTGGGAAAGACGGCAATGTACGGTCAAAGAGCTTGGTGAAGCTCTGTTCCTGGACTCCGGCACACTGACTCCGCTGCTCAAGAGACTGCAGGCTGCAGGCCTGATTCTGCGCGAACGTTCCTTGCAGGACGAGCGGAAGGTGTTAATTTCATTAACCGCACAAGGTTTGGCACTGCAGCAGGATGCGATGTGCATTCCCGGTAAAATGGCCGAAGGCACCATGCTCTCCCCCGAGGAGTTTGTTGGACTGCTCGGCCAGTTCAAAGACCTGCTCGCCCGTGTTCATGAGAGCAACATTAGCAATTCGAAATAG
- the rpsP gene encoding 30S ribosomal protein S16, giving the protein MAVRIRLKRMGAHKAPFYRVVVSDSRSPRDGRFIEEIGYYNPIEVPAIVKIDEEKALKWLQTGAQASDTVRNLLSKAGVMKKFHELKQQK; this is encoded by the coding sequence GTGGCAGTACGTATTCGTTTGAAAAGAATGGGAGCACATAAAGCGCCTTTCTACCGTGTAGTGGTTTCCGATTCCCGGTCCCCTCGTGACGGTCGTTTTATCGAGGAAATCGGTTATTATAATCCGATTGAAGTACCGGCAATCGTTAAGATTGATGAGGAAAAAGCTCTTAAATGGCTTCAAACAGGTGCACAAGCATCTGATACCGTCCGCAACCTGCTTTCCAAGGCTGGCGTGATGAAGAAGTTCCATGAGCTGAAGCAACAGAAATAA
- the lepB gene encoding signal peptidase I — MQQDLQPGQGEITESNSQSPQKPKNEVLEWIKAIAIALVLVILIRWLLFKPFIVDGPSMKPNFHTGERVIVNEILYDIRKPQRGEVIVFHVPSEGRDFIKRVIGVAGDTVKVEGDVVTVNGEPVNETYIQGAIDDAHNNNSLYNNKNFPNEDFTDGTVPAGHVFVMGDNRSDSTDSRMIGYVPLGDIVGRADLIFWPVKDITLINH, encoded by the coding sequence ATGCAGCAGGATTTGCAGCCAGGGCAAGGAGAGATTACAGAATCTAACAGCCAGAGCCCCCAGAAGCCTAAGAATGAAGTCCTGGAATGGATTAAAGCGATTGCGATTGCATTGGTTCTGGTTATACTAATACGCTGGCTTTTGTTCAAACCATTTATCGTGGATGGACCTTCCATGAAGCCTAACTTCCATACTGGCGAACGGGTTATTGTTAATGAAATTCTCTATGATATTCGTAAACCTCAGCGTGGTGAAGTCATCGTATTCCATGTGCCGTCTGAAGGCAGAGACTTCATTAAACGTGTCATCGGTGTAGCGGGCGATACGGTAAAAGTTGAAGGGGATGTCGTAACTGTGAACGGCGAACCGGTAAATGAGACGTATATCCAAGGCGCAATTGATGATGCGCATAATAACAACTCTTTGTACAACAATAAGAACTTCCCTAATGAAGACTTTACGGATGGCACAGTGCCCGCAGGACACGTGTTTGTGATGGGGGACAACCGCTCAGACAGTACAGACAGCCGGATGATCGGTTATGTGCCGCTGGGTGATATTGTCGGCCGTGCGGACCTTATTTTCTGGCCGGTCAAAGATATTACATTAATTAACCATTAA
- a CDS encoding ribonuclease HII: protein MLLYEKEGWELSYQHIAGVDEVGRGCLFGDVVAAAVILPAGLIIEGVDDSKKLSAKKRDALYEIIMDQALAVSVGHVESTVIDEINIKQASRLAMRKAVEGLIQQPDYMLIDAEKVDLPLPQRSIIKGDASSQSIAAASIVAKVTRDRLCEGLWEELYPDYGIKLHKGYATKLHREQIKTLGVTPMHRRSFIGNILAEQQTLF, encoded by the coding sequence ATGCTGTTGTATGAAAAAGAAGGCTGGGAGCTGTCTTATCAGCACATTGCAGGTGTGGATGAAGTGGGCCGAGGCTGCTTGTTCGGGGATGTGGTGGCTGCTGCAGTAATATTGCCGGCCGGGCTGATTATTGAAGGTGTGGATGATTCCAAGAAGCTGTCGGCCAAGAAGCGTGACGCCTTGTATGAGATTATTATGGATCAGGCACTGGCGGTAAGTGTAGGGCATGTAGAATCAACGGTGATCGATGAAATAAATATTAAGCAGGCTTCGCGTCTGGCTATGCGCAAGGCAGTTGAAGGATTAATCCAGCAGCCCGATTATATGCTGATTGATGCAGAGAAAGTGGACTTGCCTTTGCCGCAGCGTTCGATCATCAAGGGGGATGCGAGCAGCCAGTCGATTGCTGCCGCCTCGATTGTAGCTAAGGTTACACGCGACCGGCTCTGTGAAGGCTTGTGGGAGGAATTATACCCGGATTACGGGATTAAATTACATAAAGGATATGCAACCAAGCTGCACCGTGAACAGATTAAGACGCTGGGTGTAACGCCTATGCACCGGCGCAGCTTCATCGGTAATATTCTTGCTGAACAGCAGACATTGTTCTAA
- the sucC gene encoding ADP-forming succinate--CoA ligase subunit beta → MNIHEYQGKEVLKKYGVAVPNGKVAYTVEEAVEAAAALSTPVVVVKAQIHAGGRGKAGGVKVAKNSDEVRAYAAEILGKTLVTHQTGPEGKVVKRLLIEEGCQIVKEYYIGLVVDRGSGRVVMMASEEGGTEIEEVAATHPEKIFKEIIDPAVGLQTFQARKLAYSIAIPSELVNKAVKFMQALYLAFVDKDCSIAEINPLVVTADGNVMALDAKLNFDSNALFRHKDILELRDLDEEDAKEIEASKYDLSYIALDGNIGCMVNGAGLAMATMDIIKYYGGEPANFLDVGGGATTEKVTEAFKIILSDDKVSGIFVNIFGGIMRCDVIATGVVEAARQLGLTKPLVVRLEGTNVALGKEILAGSGLNIVAADSMADGARKIVALV, encoded by the coding sequence ATGAATATCCACGAGTATCAGGGAAAAGAAGTACTTAAGAAGTACGGCGTAGCCGTACCGAACGGAAAAGTAGCTTATACAGTGGAGGAAGCAGTGGAAGCTGCCGCAGCGCTGAGTACACCGGTAGTTGTAGTCAAAGCTCAGATTCATGCAGGCGGACGCGGTAAAGCCGGCGGCGTCAAGGTGGCAAAGAACAGTGATGAGGTTCGCGCCTATGCGGCTGAAATCCTCGGCAAGACGCTGGTCACCCACCAGACGGGACCCGAAGGCAAGGTAGTGAAGCGGCTGCTGATTGAAGAGGGCTGCCAGATTGTTAAAGAGTATTATATCGGACTTGTTGTAGACCGTGGTTCCGGGCGGGTAGTCATGATGGCTTCCGAGGAAGGCGGTACAGAGATCGAAGAGGTGGCAGCCACACATCCGGAGAAGATTTTCAAGGAAATCATTGATCCGGCAGTGGGACTACAGACCTTCCAGGCGCGTAAACTGGCTTACAGCATAGCCATACCTTCAGAGCTGGTAAATAAAGCGGTCAAGTTCATGCAAGCGCTATATCTGGCTTTTGTGGATAAAGATTGCTCTATCGCGGAGATTAATCCGCTGGTTGTAACGGCTGACGGAAATGTGATGGCGCTCGATGCCAAGCTGAATTTCGATTCTAACGCGCTGTTCCGGCATAAGGATATTCTGGAGCTCCGTGATCTGGACGAAGAGGATGCCAAAGAGATTGAAGCTTCCAAATACGATCTTAGCTATATCGCGCTTGACGGCAACATCGGCTGTATGGTGAATGGCGCGGGCCTCGCGATGGCTACCATGGATATTATTAAATATTACGGCGGAGAGCCGGCCAACTTCCTGGATGTAGGGGGCGGCGCAACCACGGAGAAGGTAACTGAAGCTTTCAAGATCATCCTCTCGGATGATAAGGTCAGCGGGATTTTTGTTAATATTTTCGGCGGAATCATGCGCTGTGATGTCATTGCTACCGGTGTAGTTGAGGCAGCGAGACAGCTCGGGTTAACGAAGCCGCTGGTTGTACGTCTTGAGGGCACGAATGTAGCACTGGGCAAAGAAATTCTCGCCGGTTCGGGACTGAATATAGTTGCTGCCGATTCCATGGCTGACGGTGCCCGTAAAATTGTTGCTCTGGTGTAA